The segment CCTGATATCTATAGTCTTATTAATTCAATCACATATGTCAAGCGTCTCACAATATGTTCAGAGGTAAATCATTTTCCATTTATCATCTCATTTATGTAATCAACTGTCAGAAAACTTTAGTATTCTGTGCGCAGGCTACTCTCGATGGGCTTGTGACTCTTGTCTTCAATCAACTTGAACATTTGGAGGTATGTCTATGCACAGTGCTTTTCTCCAGTCAACTTGTCCAGCTGCTCAACGCTTCTTCTAAGTTAAAGAGAGTAGACATCTCCTTAATGGATGTAAGTTTCTTTGTTAACTCTATTTTTTTAGGGTCTGATGCACAACCTAGTTTCATCCTAATTTTTGTGTTTGATATCAGGGTCATGATCCTCGTCAAGATATGGATTACTGGAAGGAACCAAGCACTGTTCCCGAATGTTTGTTGTCGAGTCTACAAAGTCTCAGCTGGTCGGCATACACAGGAGAACCAGAAGAGAGAGCTATTGTGGGCTACATTCTGAAACATGCTGTTCACTTAAAGACTGCAACAATCAAGTCATATGGATCAGATGTTTGGAATCTTGAGATTTTAAAGGAGTTGGAACTTTCTCCTAGAGCTTCAAAAACATGCCAACTCATGTTTGAATGAGTCTTTTGATCACTAAAATTTGGCGTGTTCTTCAATTTCTTGTATTTGCTAGCTACTCGTTTCGTTTGTCTTCAACTCTGGAAACTTGTTTTCTACAATAGGTTTTATTTCTATATACTAAGAGCTAAGTTATATGATCTTTTTCATTAGCTTACGGTTTAAATACAGACCGGAGAAACCTTGTAACTGAAGAAAAGAGAACAAATAAGCACTTGATGCACTGATCATCGTTGATGTTTTGAAAATCCAATAATGACCAGGAGACGCAGAGATATACGATTCTAAGGCCATATTTATGCCGGTTAGGTCTTAACTTCAAGAGCACATGATTAACTGGGATTAGTATCAATCAATACGGATAGTAAATAATTGCAATTAAATCCACCATCCTCACTCCAAATACATTCCccatcaaaaatatgaaaatcatcattttatgttatttaacttATTCGACTTTCGTACTACTAGAATGTTTATCTCAAAATTCCATATCCACTTTCACAAGCAGGCTGTGTTATAATTAGTAGATCAaattgtcattttaaaaatacagcTTACTAAAATAATACTACTAAAATAATTGGgctatattatttaaacaaaacagtGTTTATACTTATAAATTCCGTAAAATACTAAACTgacagtatatatttttaaacacaacATGAAAATATAAGTTATCTTAAACATAtctttttctataatataaataaataaatttttaaaatgtattatatgcaaaatgtataaattaaagaaaaaaaattcattttaaaaaaggTTTTCtgtttgattatttcaaatgattatttattaataatactgaatgaaaaaaatataaacaataataatataaagttatacaatatataacacaaaataaaaattatatatttaaaacatttgaaataatataaaatatatttataaatgaaaaaaactgtATGTACGTGCATGTTAAAATCTAGCTATATTTTAATTCACCGCCACActgaattaataaattaaaaatggtgAATTGcaaatttgtaaataaataaaatttaaaaatagtaaaataccaGCCACCATTGTCGCTAGGTTGAGGAGGGCAAAGCAAAAGTTAGTTGCGGTTACAAAGACCGAAGGGCTGCCTGAATGAAAAGTCGGCCCTTAATCAGGCCCATAGTAACATGCCCACCAAAGATTTAGATCATTTTACGGTGAGTAAACCATTCGTTGACCCAATCCATGCGTTATTGGTGTAGGTATTAATGGCGTTGACGAAACTTTTTATAACCCCCCCTTCATCTTCCTTGTTGGGGTCGATTCACTACTCTTTATATTTGTCTATTCCTTCTCAAGCAACCCGTCTCTTCAGTACTAACAGATGCTTTCGCAGTCTTGTGGTCACTTTCTGTTTATCTTCTGATTCTGTTTTCTTGGGAAACACTCATCATCTAACCATCCGGATTCTCTAAGGTTTTGTCACGTTCCTCTTTGTCTCTTTCGTTACTAATTAGTTTTGGTTAGTTTTTAAATATGTGTTTTTTCGTTTTGTGTCTAGATCCTGTCGACTGTTAACAACTGTagattgtttttcttttttaaagatATGGACAGAATCAGTGAGTTGCCTGATGAACTGCTTGTTAAGATATTAATGTCTGTTCCGACAAAAGTTGCTGTGTCCACAAGCATCTTGTCGAAACGGTGGGAGTATCTTTGGATGTGGTTGACTAAACTCGAGTACCTTCATAGAGATCATTGTTCAGAGCCTGGATGCAAGAGGCTACAAAGTTTTCTCGACAGAAACCTGCCACTACATAGAGCTCCGGTTATAGAAAGCTTCCGTCTCGAATTATGTAGTTCGCATTTTAAACCTGAGAACATcagtacgtgggtttcaacaGCAGTTTCTCACTGCCTACGTGAGCTGGATATCTTACATGACGACACCGAACCGGCTATGTCAAACATACTGCCGAGTAACTTGTTCACTTGCAAATCTCTCGTGGTCTTGAAACTGGTTGGTGAGATCCTCTTGGATGTTCCTCGAGTGGTCTCTCTTCCCTctctcaaaactctgaaaattcAAAGTGTGAGATACTTCGATGAAGAAACTCTTCAACGGCTTCTTTCAAATTGCCCGATTCTTGAAGATCTAGTGGTGGATTTACGTGATTATGATTATGAATCTGCGGGAAAGTTGACTGTTGCTGTTCCATCTTTGCAGAGTTTGTCACTTTACATACCCTATTGTCAGGATCTAGATGGGTTTGTGATAGAAACTCCTAATTTAAAGTATTTCAAACTTATGGATCATAGTATTAGTGGTCACTACTGTCTGATTGAGAAGATGCCTTGTCTGATCGAGGCATATCTAGAGGTTAATCTTCCTGATATGAAGAGTCTTATTGGATCAATCACATCTGTCAAGCGTCTTACAATATGTTCAGAGGTTATTATTTTCTAGCTATTAACTCATTATTTCTTAAATCATCTGTCAGTAATTTTAATTAGTATTGTGCGCAGGGTATTATGATGCTTGGTGAAGGTTTTGTCTTCAACCAACTTGAACATCTGGAGGTATGTTTTTGCACACTGTTTTCCTCGGATCTAGTCATCGAGCTACTGCTCAAAGCTTCTTCCAACTTGAAGAGACTAGGCTTTTCCTTCATGGAAGTAAGTTTGTTTGTTAAATTCTTTCTTTTTAGGGTCTGATTCACAGTTTGGTCTTTTAGTCtaattttatgtgtgtttgataTCAGCATCATGTTCCTCAAGGTATGGTTCACTGGAATCAACCAACCATTGTTCCTGAATGTATATTGTCGAGTCTAGAAAGTTTCAGCTGGTCGAAATATACAGGAGAACCAGAAGAGAGGGATATTGTGGTTTACATTCTGAAACATGCTCTTCACTTAAAGACTGCAACAATCAATTCATATGGATCAGATGTTTGGAAACTTGAGATGTTAAAGGAGTTGGAACTTTCTCCTAGAGCTTCAGCTACATGCCAACTCTTGTTTGATTGAatattttgatctttaaaattgGTCTTGTTATTTCAATTTCTTGTATTTGCTCGGACTCATTTCATTTCTCGTCAACTCTGAAATCTTGATTTTCTACATAAATTTTCTTTCTATATGTTAaaagttaaattttattttattgaaactATATTAAGAGTTAAGTTATAtgatcatttaatttttttaattacagaCCGGAGAAAATTTGTTGTTGAAGAAAATAGGAAAAATAAGCACTTGTACTGATGTATAGACAATGTGAGAGCCATTGAAAAAAATGATTCATTCGTGTATGAATATGATCATGTTAGTGTCTATCCATGTGAGTCTTGGTTGGAGTTGTATCAATACGCTCATgtattactccctccgttttttaatataagtcattttacagctatgcacgtagttaagaaaaccattaatttcttatattttctaaacaaaaacatcattaattatttacctaactacaattcaaccaatagaaaaatagaagatattttttcattggtcatacaacattaattattaataaattttacatagaaaatcgaaaatgacatataatttgaaacaaaaaagtttctctaaaacgacttatattaaaaacggAGGAAGTATGATGTTATATGAGCCAGATTTGTAGTTGGAAGTTATATATTTAGAGCTTAGCAACGTGTCATTATTCCATGAATAAAATGTAATAATGTTTTGAGAATCCACTAATGACCAGGAGACGCAGAGATATAAGATCATAAGGCCATATTTGTTCCGATTAGGTCTTAACTTCAAGAGCGCATGATTAACTTGGATTAGTATCAATCAATATGGTTTGTAAAGGATTGCAATTTGATCCACCATCCTCACTCCAAATATGTTCCTTGTCAAAACTATGAAAATCATCATTTTTATGTTATGTAACTTATTCTACTGGAATGCTTATGATAATACTCAAAATTCCATGTCTAGTGTCACAAGTAGGCTGTGTTATAAATTTGTAGATCAAGTTGTCGTTTTTAAATACTTTATAAATCTCCAGAAAAAATAGAACAAGTTTAATTAGTACTATACCGAAGTAACTATAGCATAATATAATGTAATTCGAGTCATTCGACATTACAAACAAACTAATATGTAATTTAAGAATGCAGgctgtttaaatttttttcgaACATCAACTTCAGATCAcaatataaaaaacataaaagaattTACGAAGTTATAGACCTCGAACTTTTTTCCAAATTCACTATAGACACTGAAATTCTTTCCGAAACAGGCTTGTCCAAACTGCCAGTGCCAGTTTGAAAATACGATGTTCCTGTAACGCCCCGACctgcccacggctaatgggccacccacgcccgctctctcggcccgtggaccccatcccgtctgacggtcggtccgttaattttttcaaaggctcgaaatcattgtttactgaccctgcaatcaccacccgaccttttcccatgctttggcctcactcgcacgctatcgcaaatcacttcccgataggtcacccatccttccactactccagctcaagcacgcttaactctggagttctttcaggatgtgttccggaaaaggtaagtcaactttggtgacataggtagtcaaatcaattctcttaagccttttcacatatcacaactcgggatgttacaattcaccccctctcaaagaacgcaacgtcctcgttgcgcccccgacaggtctcaagacgcctctcaGGTCGAAACTGAGATAGCTAactagctctgataccacttgtaacgccccgacctgcccacggctaatgggccacccacgcccgctctctcggcccgtggaccccatcccgtctgacggtcggtccgttaattttttcaaaggctcgaaatcattgtttactgaccctgcaatcaccacccgaccttttcccatgctttggcctcactcgcacgctatcgcaaatcacttcccgataggtcacccatccttccactactccagctcaagcacgcttaactctagagttctttcaggatgtgttccggaaaaggtaagtcaactttggtgacataggtagccaaatcaattctcttaagccttttcacatatcacaactcgggatgttacagtTCCATGATGAGGTTCTACGGCCACTGGCTTTGTCACGGAAGGAAAGTGTCTGGCCAACTAGAACGGCATTAGACTTTGTTCTCAGCATCATGATCCTCATCAAGATATGGATTACTGGAAGGAACCAAGTACTGTACCTGAATATTTGTTGTCGAGACTACAAAGTCTCAGCTGGTCGATACACACAGGAGAACCACAAGAGAGAGAGCTATTATGGGCTACATTTTGAAACATGCTGTTTACTTAAAGACTGCAACAATCAAATCATCTGAATCGGATGTTCAGAAATTAGAGATGATAAAGGAGTTGGCACTTTCTTCTAGAGCTTCAAAAACATCCCAACTCATGTTTGAATGAGTATGTGATCGTTAAAATTTGGCTTGCTCTTCagttttcttttagttttgCTCGGACTCGTTTCGTTTGTTCTCAACTCTGAAAACTTGTTCTCTACAATAAATGTTCTTTAGATATACTAAGAAGAGCTAAgttatatgatatttttcatTAGTTTACTGTTTAAATACAGACCGGcgaaaagagaacaaaaagcACTTGATGCACTGATGTATATAATGTTTTGACATGCACTAATGACCAGGAGATGCAGAGATATAAGATCATAAGGCCATATTTATTCCGATTAATTCGTAACTTCAAGAGCACATGATTAACTGGGATTAGTATCAATCAATATGATTAGTAAAGGATTGCAATTTGATCAACCTTCCTCACTCCTTGTCAAAAGTATGAAAATCATCATTTTTTATGTTAACTTATTCCATATCCAATCAATATCACAAGTAGGCTGTGTTATAAATTTGTAGATCAATTTGTCATATtaaaattacaatttataaGTCAATATTGTAGATGGAATTCTGTgattgaaaaatgaaaacagaACAAGTTTAATTctatatatactaataatagcaatcccaattaattccaaaggttgtgagtccaCTTATGTTATGTTGAAAGATTGTGTCTTTTAAAAAAGAAGTGTAAAAGGTTGTgttttttctaaaagttctatgttggaaggttgtgtcttttacaattaatttctaaggttgtgaatccacttatgttgaaaggttgtgtcttttgaaaaagtagtgtaaagggttatgtcttttctaaaagttctatgtagtaaggttgtgtcttttccaattaattcctaaggttgtgaacttcaattatgttgaaaggttgtgtcttttgaaaaatatgtgtagagagttgtgtcttttctaaaagttatatgttgtaaggttgtgtccttctaaaaatagtctaaaagttgtgactattcactagtatcttttaaaaaatgagaAGTTGTGAGTGTTAGAAGAATGCAACTATTCATATTGaagggttgtgactattcaaataggctttaaaaaatctataaatagtctctcccatacatttttcaaatcaaattttcactaatctactaataataaaatggtgaaaaaaaataatgtcaaagttgcaatttttcatctaaacaaggtgtcttttcatctcaaagtgggattgctttaaaaaatataggttttatttaagtaatgtgttagtttatataataagtgTTGGTATTTTATGAGAACTctcccaaaaattaaaaaaaaatattataaatgagaCATGTCATATTAACgtaaatcaacatatatttattacaatattcaattttctgaatattcattttcaataaataaagcaggtagataaatatacaaaataacaattaccaacatacaaattataattgtttaaattataaactaataattttaatattatgtcttaaataggaaaaaaattatatatcatgcaaaaaaaaaattgcattttgttcaaaaagtggttgaacataactatcatgtgaaaaatgtataaaaaaatttaaaaagaatgaaGACACAATTGTATGCAATatgtgttttgataaaaaattaaagggaatattaaagtttataaaaaaatatatatatatatttgaatactttgtaaatcatattttaatcatcaaaattaaatttaattatttatatggtttaatttttttattaggcatataaaattatatattatagattataatatattttttataaaatgagttcccgtgcgatatcgcacgggctCTTTGCCTATATACTACTAGGAAGCGGAAGCGTAAAGAAGCGCAGAaacgagattttttaaaatattaggaagcgggtacgtgttgtaagcgtatatctatatatatatatatataaattttttaaaaaaaattaggactaaaattatatgatttaaatttgaaatacaacatttattcatttataaaaattttgaaatgattttatattaaaactgtaaaaatacacataaattatgtttacaaaaaatattatattaattatttttaatacttcataaataattgacacaatatgtttcaatatgtgctatatctttaataaaaaatctcaatgcataaagataatttatattattatttttgatatttatatatttataattcaatattcattactattaatttttttttattttatatagattaaaactatggttttatattttattgatatacattatatattttttttaaatggaagcgtgattccaaaacggaatcataagcttccaacaggtttttaaagagaatattttagaaacgttttggaagcgagattccgcaagcttccacaaggttccgattccgattccggttccgaagcgggaagcggacgtccgatgaagcttccgtgcaacgtaggtAGTATATAATGTAATTCGACATTACAAGCAAACTTAGACGTAATTTAAGCGCTGCGGGCTGTTTACATTTTTCTCCAACAGCCACTTCAGAtcacaatataaaaatacataacagAAAATACAAAGTTATAAATCTCGAATTGGGTAGAGGAGCTTCTTCAATTTTCTCCAAATTCACTTTAGACTCTGAAGTTTTTTCCGACAAAGGTTTGTCCAAACTGCCAGTTTGAAGGTACGATGTTCCATGAAGTGGAGGTTCTACGGTCGCTCGTTGTGACACGGAAGGAAAGTGACTGACCAACGAGAACAGTATTAGACTGCCAGTTCTGTCCCCAGTTCCTAGTCAAACCCATCCAACCAGTCTTTGATCCTTTCACGCTCGTCCTCACGATGTCTCCTGCTCCAGCCACGTTCGTGATCAGCACCAAGTTGAAGTAACGGTGGCCGTTGATCGTAAACCTTATCCCTCCACTCTTCCTACATGCCACCCTATACCACAGCTCTCAAGCTTAGCATTTTATACATTACATTTTGCAAGT is part of the Brassica rapa cultivar Chiifu-401-42 chromosome A09, CAAS_Brap_v3.01, whole genome shotgun sequence genome and harbors:
- the LOC103841459 gene encoding FBD-associated F-box protein At4g10400 isoform X1 encodes the protein MDRISELPDELLVKILMSVPTKVAVSTSILSKRWEYLWMWLTKLEYLHRDHCSEPGCKRLQSFLDRNLPLHRAPVIESFRLELCSSHFKPENISTWVSTAVSHCLRELDILHDDTEPAMSNILPSNLFTCKSLVVLKLVGEILLDVPRVVSLPSLKTLKIQSVRYFDEETLQRLLSNCPILEDLVVDLRDYDYESAGKLTVAVPSLQSLSLYIPYCQDLDGFVIETPNLKYFKLMDHSISGHYCLIEKMPCLIEAYLEVNLPDMKSLIGSITSVKRLTICSEGIMMLGEGFVFNQLEHLEVCFCTLFSSDLVIELLLKASSNLKRLGFSFMEHHVPQGMVHWNQPTIVPECILSSLESFSWSKYTGEPEERDIVVYILKHALHLKTATINSYGSDVWKLEMLKELELSPRASATCQLLFD
- the LOC103841459 gene encoding F-box protein At4g09920 isoform X2, with product MDRISELPDELLVKILMSVPTKVAVSTSILSKRWEYLWMWLTKLEYLHRDHCSEPGCKRLQSFLDRNLPLHRAPVIESFRLELCSSHFKPENISTWVSTAVSHCLRELDILHDDTEPAMSNILPSNLFTCKSLVVLKLVGEILLDVPRVVSLPSLKTLKIQSVRYFDEETLQRLLSNCPILEDLVVDLRDYDYESAGKLTVAVPSLQSLSLYIPYCQDLDGFVIETPNLKYFKLMDHSISGHYCLIEKMPCLIEAYLEVNLPDMKSLIGSITSVKRLTICSEGIMMLGEGFVFNQLEHLEVCFCTLFSSDLVIELLLKASSNLKRLGFSFMEHHVPQGEPEERDIVVYILKHALHLKTATINSYGSDVWKLEMLKELELSPRASATCQLLFD